The following proteins are encoded in a genomic region of Oncorhynchus gorbuscha isolate QuinsamMale2020 ecotype Even-year linkage group LG11, OgorEven_v1.0, whole genome shotgun sequence:
- the LOC124047766 gene encoding UPF0729 protein C18orf32 homolog — MVCIPCIVIPILLWVYKRFLEPIIYPFMGPIISRFWPAKKAVQESVTGTGDMKASEKSNGCPVMSNGACKTEVNGLVANGAGANGSATAAFDKKTD; from the exons ATGGTCTGCATTCCCTGCATCGTCATTCCCATTCTCTTGTGGGTGTATAAGAGGTTCCTTGAACCCATCATCTACCCCTTCATGGGTCCAATTATAAGCCGATTTTGGCCAGCAAAAAAAGCTGTCCAGGAGAGTGTCACAGGAACGGGTGATATGAAAGCCAGTGAAAAGAGCAATGGATGCCCAGTGATGAGCAATGGAGCATGCAAG ACCGAAGTCAATGGCCTGGTTGCTAATGGGGCAGGTGCAAATGGTTCAGCTACTGCAGCCTTTGACAAGAAGACTGACTGA